The following proteins are co-located in the Polystyrenella longa genome:
- a CDS encoding DEAD/DEAH box helicase, whose amino-acid sequence MTEELTIIPGQRIRHAEFGEGVVVAAATNGFVRAFFGGGERQVPVVSITPILGRSEQVVRNVGSGERRNRRAWLAYQAHALPLIESAAALTSAKIDLLPHQVVLTHRIATASPRRYLIADEVGLGKTIESALILRELASRGELNRALMVVPAGLVNNWHRELNEVFNLDFEVFGSQGDVTDRKSNAFVKHDRLIASVDTLKRKPRVKRLMDAPLWDLVIFDEAQHLTASKSGGKLKKTDNYRLAESLRSHCRDLILLSATPHQGDHYRFYMLMQLLDPTLFTSPDDMIENRHRLNSIIFRRTKADACRPDGSTLFARRWVHTESFVMSEVEREFYNDLHVYLMDGFALAKQQGNKGRALGFVMTIFQKIAASSFAAVHRTLRRRLIALTVQEGLMHDSKLDIDARDAAFAEARQLIQREFHLTEDRLGQIEAERVLADLKRRIVKKMDDDDLAMLSSEYSSETETTASEDSAIIAVELALPEERQRIRDLLTKFPPETETKVKNLINALGTLWQQDSSERVVIFATYLGSVEMLGEEIERAYPGQGVVVLKGGDHGTKLSAEKRFKQPNGPRVMICTAAGREGINLQHARVLFNFDLPWNPMDLEQRIGRIHRYGQKHTAQVYNLVLSDTIEGKIFLLLDDKLKEIAKALGKVDEHGEVAEDLRSQILGQLSERLSYESLYAQAVSDPELKRTRLELEQALSNASEARNVVYELFQDLDGFSLNDYQPFSDTSEGMDEIVRFVRTAAEDEGKAFRPEANGVFVVTTPDNGDPLRFTTDRDSSIEAENIDLLGLDHPNVVQYMQRFRSLPDEQIGIRVRSDDGRTGVLSIWHVTTQGERSETRNQMLSLAVNGEGQRIPSWEKQVDRLFQFSPASSNSEPQIDLLTELLEPMIHRELIHRGFLAENRGYDARLVGWVEVV is encoded by the coding sequence GTGACTGAAGAACTTACGATTATTCCCGGACAACGTATCCGTCACGCCGAATTCGGTGAAGGGGTTGTCGTTGCTGCTGCGACCAACGGATTCGTGAGAGCATTTTTCGGCGGCGGCGAGCGTCAGGTTCCCGTTGTCTCGATCACGCCGATTCTCGGTCGGTCTGAGCAGGTCGTCCGCAACGTTGGTTCCGGCGAACGTCGCAATCGACGAGCATGGCTGGCCTACCAAGCTCATGCCTTGCCACTTATTGAAAGTGCAGCAGCACTCACTTCCGCCAAAATTGATCTCTTGCCTCATCAGGTCGTGCTGACGCACAGGATCGCTACGGCATCGCCACGCCGCTACCTGATCGCTGATGAAGTCGGGTTGGGAAAGACGATTGAATCAGCGTTAATCCTGAGGGAGCTTGCCAGTCGGGGCGAACTCAATCGAGCATTGATGGTGGTTCCTGCGGGGCTGGTCAACAACTGGCACCGGGAGTTGAACGAAGTCTTTAATCTCGACTTCGAGGTTTTCGGTAGTCAGGGAGATGTGACCGACCGAAAGTCGAACGCCTTCGTGAAGCATGACCGTTTAATCGCCAGCGTCGATACGCTCAAACGTAAGCCACGAGTCAAACGGCTGATGGACGCTCCGCTGTGGGACTTGGTGATTTTTGATGAGGCACAGCATCTTACGGCGAGTAAGTCTGGCGGCAAGCTGAAGAAGACCGACAACTACCGGTTGGCTGAATCACTCAGGAGCCACTGCCGTGACTTGATTCTGCTCTCTGCCACGCCACACCAAGGCGATCACTATCGGTTCTACATGCTGATGCAGCTTCTCGATCCGACATTGTTTACTTCCCCTGACGACATGATTGAGAACCGGCATCGACTGAACTCAATCATCTTCCGTCGCACCAAGGCGGACGCCTGCCGACCAGACGGTTCGACGTTGTTCGCTCGACGCTGGGTTCACACCGAATCGTTCGTGATGTCGGAGGTTGAGCGAGAATTCTACAACGATCTCCACGTCTACCTGATGGACGGCTTTGCGCTCGCCAAGCAGCAGGGGAATAAAGGTCGGGCACTCGGCTTCGTGATGACGATCTTCCAGAAGATCGCTGCTTCGAGCTTCGCCGCCGTCCACCGCACGCTGCGTCGTCGGTTGATTGCCCTGACCGTGCAAGAAGGATTGATGCACGACAGCAAGCTCGACATCGACGCTCGTGATGCGGCTTTCGCTGAGGCTCGTCAGTTGATCCAGCGTGAGTTCCACCTGACTGAAGACCGGCTGGGACAAATTGAAGCCGAACGTGTGCTGGCTGATCTCAAGCGTCGAATCGTCAAGAAGATGGATGACGACGATCTGGCGATGCTTTCGAGTGAATACTCATCGGAAACGGAGACCACTGCATCTGAGGATTCGGCGATCATCGCCGTGGAACTTGCTCTGCCCGAAGAACGGCAACGCATTCGAGACCTATTGACGAAGTTCCCACCTGAAACAGAGACCAAGGTCAAGAATCTCATCAACGCCCTTGGCACGCTCTGGCAACAGGATTCGTCGGAGCGGGTAGTCATCTTCGCCACGTATCTCGGCAGTGTCGAAATGCTTGGCGAAGAGATTGAACGAGCTTATCCCGGTCAGGGCGTCGTTGTCCTGAAAGGTGGCGATCATGGAACCAAACTCTCCGCTGAAAAGCGTTTCAAGCAACCCAACGGTCCCAGAGTGATGATCTGCACCGCCGCCGGTCGTGAGGGGATCAACCTGCAACACGCTCGTGTGCTGTTCAACTTCGACCTTCCTTGGAACCCAATGGACTTGGAACAGCGAATTGGCCGCATCCATCGCTACGGTCAGAAGCACACTGCACAGGTCTACAACCTTGTGTTGTCAGACACCATCGAGGGCAAAATTTTCCTTCTGCTCGATGACAAGCTGAAAGAGATCGCCAAGGCATTGGGCAAAGTCGATGAACACGGCGAAGTCGCTGAAGACCTGCGGTCGCAGATTCTTGGTCAGCTATCAGAGCGACTCAGTTACGAGAGCCTGTATGCACAAGCAGTCTCTGATCCTGAACTGAAGCGAACTCGTCTTGAACTCGAACAGGCTCTTTCGAATGCTTCTGAAGCGAGAAACGTCGTCTATGAATTGTTCCAAGACCTTGACGGCTTTTCACTTAATGACTACCAACCGTTCTCAGACACTAGTGAAGGGATGGACGAGATCGTCCGCTTCGTCCGCACAGCAGCCGAAGACGAGGGCAAGGCATTCCGCCCTGAAGCCAACGGAGTGTTCGTAGTGACAACGCCTGACAACGGCGACCCACTTCGGTTCACTACCGATCGAGATTCCTCCATTGAGGCGGAGAACATCGACCTTCTCGGACTCGATCATCCAAACGTAGTTCAGTACATGCAGCGGTTCCGTAGCTTGCCCGATGAGCAGATCGGCATTCGAGTCCGTTCCGATGATGGACGCACCGGCGTTCTATCCATCTGGCACGTGACGACGCAGGGTGAACGTAGCGAAACTCGAAACCAAATGCTCTCGCTGGCTGTTAATGGCGAAGGCCAGCGTATCCCGTCATGGGAGAAGCAAGTCGACCGACTTTTCCAATTTTCGCCAGCATCCTCAAACAGTGAACCGCAGATCGACCTCCTGACCGAGTTGCTAGAGCCAATGATCCACCGAGAGCTAATCCACCGAGGCTTCCTTGCCGAAAACCGAGGGTATGACGCCCGGCTGGTTGGCTGGGTGGAGGTTGTGTGA
- a CDS encoding SIR2 family NAD-dependent protein deacylase, producing MRQIPKELIAALNSGQCIAVIGSGPSNELRFPSWKTLAEESVALAKETSKDKFNEDLFRRLIEKEDYPKLFKYAEALLGRSTILKHIHKRLTEHTSSLRGSSLKGEAYTCLASWPFKFYLTTNWDSEISRHLEFETEFFSTLSNSKPELTQLSVGTKKQIVHLHGTLAEGDSVVLTDDDYQRFKVEDSHRYFQETLISLFRTFPILIVGHSMRDPDIQTVLESAKQIAPAKRTIFMIAADVQREDIDEYLSKYNIHIISYNGRNNHKELQTLLKAIDWFVIPRLQTAQLPLDPLTEAEIDLASSLLFSNSLYDSSTDNTILRRLIRPQVLRILDLAPTGCCKEDICEKLIPHTLRSLPSTASGLSETLESLSEIGFIMLDEVSWKLTDNGKTELGTIKTQAKLQDEQVSQSLIAHLTADGFSNEDIGRARNSLLTSIAEVFRRRGVAAASFVFRNQAFEPVDMAELFEAITRSVSWIESFEARQTVVEFVIDLFTKPTESQRSYLARLSQGFFAVHIFGAAQFASQPRTDLLRKSSWLLDSNVLIYLFAVGSPLSTLSQDICSKSKQLGITLTTTKALVEEALKGLHWASCMCEDLSAEEEMEFILQEFNGAKYRQNPYIEGFVGLSRKLTLRRFKEYRQYLKIDTLEKAVERVKEVGVKIVSIEEDTSDDAELSISEVAQNIEEERIRRGTGRGGEKQALIEAEVLCLLVEERRTKSNESEGLAPAYFVSTSRLLDQMYGNEYGIITWTPEVLFRHLSLLSPSNNDDASIVEAMAIEYSKLGISLIDEDAFRSYFEPLISTSRLSYQREKSSFITAVEGEASRTVEELDSDFESVSDMAKPLFVSQMYWREQASEKTQLRRELKQALERKEALDSKLKKEEKEWEERSKRTVDHYENRIRNLTDPKRRRKSERKAKNKASRRRKKK from the coding sequence ATGCGACAAATTCCCAAAGAACTCATAGCTGCCTTGAATTCAGGTCAGTGCATCGCAGTCATTGGCTCCGGTCCCTCCAACGAATTGAGATTTCCGTCGTGGAAGACGCTCGCCGAAGAGTCAGTCGCTCTCGCCAAGGAAACTTCGAAAGACAAATTCAACGAAGACCTCTTCCGCCGTCTTATTGAAAAGGAAGATTACCCCAAATTATTCAAATACGCAGAGGCGTTGCTTGGCCGCAGCACTATCCTAAAACACATACACAAGCGACTCACAGAGCATACATCGTCGCTCAGGGGTTCGTCACTAAAAGGAGAGGCTTATACTTGCTTGGCTTCGTGGCCTTTCAAGTTCTACCTTACGACCAATTGGGATTCGGAGATTTCTCGCCATCTCGAATTCGAAACAGAGTTCTTTTCGACGCTATCTAACTCGAAACCCGAATTGACTCAACTGTCCGTTGGTACGAAAAAACAAATTGTCCACTTACATGGAACACTCGCTGAAGGCGATTCTGTAGTTCTAACAGATGATGATTATCAGCGGTTCAAAGTTGAAGACTCGCACCGATATTTTCAGGAGACATTGATCTCGCTGTTTCGAACATTCCCAATTCTTATTGTCGGCCATAGTATGCGAGACCCGGACATACAAACTGTATTAGAGTCCGCCAAGCAAATTGCTCCTGCAAAGAGAACAATCTTCATGATTGCAGCAGACGTCCAAAGAGAGGATATTGATGAATACTTGAGCAAATACAACATACACATCATCAGCTACAACGGACGTAACAATCATAAAGAATTACAGACTCTTTTAAAGGCGATAGATTGGTTTGTCATCCCTCGCCTCCAGACCGCACAATTACCTCTTGATCCACTTACTGAAGCCGAAATAGACCTTGCAAGTTCTCTGCTCTTCTCAAATTCTCTATATGACAGTTCAACCGACAATACTATTCTGCGGCGTCTGATTCGCCCTCAGGTCTTACGCATATTGGATCTCGCCCCCACAGGTTGTTGCAAAGAAGATATTTGTGAGAAACTGATTCCACATACGCTTCGGTCGTTACCTTCTACAGCGTCAGGACTTTCAGAAACACTTGAATCTTTGTCTGAGATTGGCTTCATTATGCTCGACGAAGTGTCATGGAAGCTGACTGACAATGGAAAAACGGAATTAGGCACCATAAAGACTCAAGCGAAGCTGCAAGATGAGCAGGTCTCCCAATCACTAATTGCACATCTGACCGCAGATGGTTTTTCGAATGAAGACATCGGTCGAGCCAGAAATTCGCTCCTTACCTCGATTGCAGAAGTCTTTCGAAGACGAGGAGTAGCCGCAGCTTCGTTCGTTTTCCGCAATCAGGCTTTTGAACCAGTCGACATGGCCGAGTTGTTTGAGGCCATCACTCGTTCCGTCAGTTGGATCGAGTCTTTTGAGGCCCGCCAAACTGTTGTCGAGTTTGTGATCGATCTGTTTACCAAACCCACGGAATCTCAGCGGTCATACTTGGCACGCCTTTCTCAGGGGTTCTTTGCAGTACACATCTTTGGTGCGGCACAGTTTGCTTCACAACCCCGAACAGACTTGCTTCGTAAATCTAGTTGGCTTCTTGATTCAAACGTACTGATTTACCTTTTTGCGGTCGGGTCGCCGCTTAGCACATTATCTCAAGACATCTGTAGCAAATCCAAGCAACTTGGAATAACTCTCACAACAACCAAAGCGTTGGTGGAGGAAGCTCTCAAGGGTCTTCATTGGGCAAGTTGTATGTGCGAAGACCTGAGTGCCGAAGAGGAAATGGAGTTCATACTTCAAGAGTTTAACGGAGCGAAGTATCGACAAAACCCGTACATTGAAGGGTTTGTTGGGCTTTCGAGAAAGCTAACACTTCGTAGATTCAAAGAGTATCGTCAGTACCTGAAAATCGACACTCTTGAAAAAGCTGTGGAACGGGTCAAAGAAGTTGGTGTGAAGATCGTGAGCATAGAGGAAGATACATCCGACGATGCCGAATTGTCCATTTCCGAGGTCGCACAGAATATCGAGGAGGAACGTATCCGGAGAGGCACAGGTAGAGGTGGTGAAAAGCAGGCTTTAATTGAAGCTGAGGTGCTGTGTCTACTCGTAGAGGAAAGACGGACTAAATCCAATGAATCTGAAGGTCTTGCCCCTGCGTATTTTGTTAGTACAAGTCGGCTTCTCGATCAGATGTACGGAAATGAATATGGCATTATAACATGGACGCCTGAAGTACTCTTCCGTCATCTGTCGCTTCTGTCCCCCAGCAATAACGATGACGCCTCCATAGTTGAAGCGATGGCGATTGAGTACTCTAAACTAGGCATCTCACTCATCGATGAAGATGCATTTCGCTCGTATTTCGAGCCACTAATTAGCACCAGCAGATTGTCCTATCAAAGAGAGAAGTCTTCTTTCATTACTGCTGTGGAAGGCGAAGCGAGTAGAACCGTCGAAGAATTGGATAGCGATTTCGAGTCTGTGTCAGACATGGCAAAGCCGCTGTTTGTTTCGCAAATGTATTGGCGAGAGCAGGCTAGCGAGAAGACTCAACTCCGAAGGGAACTCAAGCAAGCGTTGGAGCGTAAGGAGGCGTTAGATTCAAAACTTAAAAAAGAGGAAAAGGAGTGGGAGGAGAGGAGCAAGAGGACAGTTGATCACTACGAGAATCGCATCCGTAATCTCACAGACCCAAAACGGCGACGCAAGTCTGAGAGAAAGGCAAAGAATAAAGCGAGTCGGCGACGAAAGAAAAAGTGA
- a CDS encoding CPXCG motif-containing cysteine-rich protein, translated as MKILFLHEEKNDNVDVISTCLIAAGHEVLRRPLNDADVDLAINIAQQDYDRYRPNVVIGQHFGGTIAMELDSGETPLTLLYPDWKKWGLNTKLKSNSVILHSRFDDVVPFTDSKELFANSGLPPETLIAVGNDHSLTDEESLSVLLWACDLLVSGEEMISLHETSQNDASYVCDSCGETIIIPLDVTEGVNQTYVEDCPVCCHPNTIHVLLSNDGSAQVWSEPEQDHD; from the coding sequence GTGAAAATCCTATTTCTTCACGAAGAAAAAAACGACAATGTGGACGTCATCTCGACGTGCTTAATCGCTGCCGGTCACGAGGTCCTTAGACGTCCTCTCAACGATGCTGATGTAGATCTTGCGATAAACATCGCCCAACAAGATTATGACCGTTATCGACCTAATGTCGTAATAGGACAGCACTTTGGCGGCACTATCGCCATGGAGCTTGATTCTGGAGAGACGCCACTCACCCTGCTCTATCCCGATTGGAAGAAATGGGGACTAAACACCAAACTAAAGTCAAACTCGGTGATCCTGCATTCACGATTTGACGATGTGGTGCCCTTCACCGACTCCAAGGAACTTTTCGCCAACAGTGGTCTACCACCAGAAACTCTCATTGCCGTGGGGAACGACCACTCTCTGACTGATGAAGAATCATTGTCTGTTCTTCTTTGGGCATGTGATTTGTTGGTTTCGGGCGAAGAGATGATCTCCCTGCATGAAACGTCTCAAAACGACGCCAGTTATGTCTGCGACTCGTGTGGGGAAACGATAATCATTCCTCTTGATGTCACTGAAGGCGTGAATCAGACCTATGTCGAAGATTGTCCGGTCTGCTGTCACCCCAATACGATTCACGTACTGCTAAGTAATGACGGCAGTGCTCAGGTATGGTCTGAACCGGAACAGGATCACGACTGA
- a CDS encoding endonuclease/exonuclease/phosphatase family protein, with amino-acid sequence MAARKRLSFATCNLFNTNEPGLPMYRNTIGWTEEQYLKKVEWLGRTIATVDADVWGFQELWHRKSLANVFKKAKLSSQYTLLAPTSHKGGKIICAGAVRKEMLVGEPEWIVNFPDKFLLFDSGDDPQTPEISVSLKSFSRPVLHFRIKSHDDSNEISVFVTHLKSKMPAQVDSEDWFKSDKPFYSRHREGVGAALSTIRRTAEASALRMLLTEAMKGNDNPVVVLGDLNDDKRSNTLNIITGQPNYLLGGLTQGGSDVDLYSTGTLQEYRSERDVYYTHVHQNSRESLDHILVSQEFYDNSRKRIWAFVGSEIMNDHLNREDHKESGTTDHGIVKATFEFRPARM; translated from the coding sequence ATGGCTGCAAGAAAGCGACTGTCGTTTGCGACCTGTAACCTCTTCAACACCAACGAACCCGGTCTACCAATGTACCGGAACACGATAGGCTGGACCGAAGAGCAGTATCTTAAGAAGGTCGAGTGGTTGGGACGTACGATCGCCACAGTCGATGCCGATGTGTGGGGCTTTCAAGAGTTGTGGCACCGCAAATCACTGGCTAACGTCTTCAAGAAGGCGAAATTGTCGTCACAATACACGCTCCTTGCACCAACATCGCACAAGGGCGGCAAGATCATCTGTGCCGGTGCCGTGCGGAAGGAGATGCTTGTCGGAGAACCAGAATGGATCGTGAACTTTCCAGACAAGTTCTTGTTGTTCGACAGTGGCGACGATCCACAAACGCCCGAAATCTCGGTGTCGCTCAAGAGTTTTTCAAGACCGGTGCTGCACTTCCGCATTAAGTCACACGACGACAGCAATGAAATCTCGGTGTTCGTGACACACCTGAAGTCGAAGATGCCCGCACAGGTTGATAGCGAAGACTGGTTCAAATCTGATAAACCTTTCTACAGCCGCCACCGAGAAGGCGTCGGGGCGGCACTCTCAACCATTCGTCGTACCGCAGAAGCATCCGCCTTGCGAATGTTGCTGACCGAAGCGATGAAAGGAAATGACAATCCGGTCGTCGTCCTCGGTGATCTGAACGACGACAAGCGGAGCAATACGCTCAATATCATCACCGGTCAGCCGAACTATCTACTCGGCGGGCTGACTCAAGGCGGTAGCGACGTTGATTTGTACTCGACTGGGACGCTACAGGAATATCGCAGTGAGCGGGACGTTTATTACACCCACGTGCATCAGAACAGCAGGGAGTCGCTCGATCACATTTTGGTGTCCCAAGAGTTTTACGACAACTCACGGAAGCGAATCTGGGCTTTCGTGGGCTCGGAAATCATGAACGATCATTTGAACCGGGAAGACCATAAGGAAAGCGGTACGACCGACCACGGTATAGTTAAGGCCACGTTCGAATTCCGACCGGCGAGGATGTAA
- a CDS encoding collagen-like protein: protein MRQAKLKNIIQTILDCCYLLRTWLVNYLAYYSLRLYGLENVALNDVRTGRYSTHNYSDRNLDNAKELDLLLSASKECLDNAKHRRTAITDKCKTLITISSVLMGLVGFLTPKALAFEHTWMRLIGFLAILALMNTITLLLVFFGVGCESEISIEQDEVELDASNLKKSMINGYLLCQTDMDNRTNYLVDLYKSARFFALFAFAVFVGLFSVSILSTSPKEETERILLKLRSDPVLTEMLRGPRGEKGKEGQIGPKGERGGEGQVGPMGERGDEAVVDEDAIVKRILESLGAQQGNAGVPQN, encoded by the coding sequence TATCCAAACCATCCTAGACTGTTGTTATTTATTGCGAACTTGGTTGGTTAATTACCTAGCCTATTACTCGCTGCGATTGTATGGGTTGGAGAATGTAGCTCTAAATGACGTTCGCACAGGGAGGTACTCGACGCATAATTATTCTGATCGCAACTTGGATAATGCAAAAGAGCTCGACTTATTGTTATCCGCATCGAAAGAGTGCTTGGACAATGCAAAACATCGTCGAACTGCAATCACCGATAAGTGCAAAACGCTGATCACGATAAGTTCAGTATTAATGGGTCTCGTTGGGTTTCTAACGCCGAAAGCACTCGCTTTTGAACATACATGGATGAGACTGATTGGTTTTCTAGCTATACTCGCCCTGATGAACACTATTACACTGCTACTTGTGTTTTTCGGTGTGGGATGTGAGAGTGAAATATCGATTGAACAAGACGAAGTGGAACTCGACGCATCGAATCTCAAAAAAAGCATGATCAACGGGTATCTTCTATGTCAGACCGACATGGACAATCGAACTAACTATTTGGTAGACCTTTATAAATCCGCTCGATTCTTTGCTCTGTTCGCTTTTGCTGTATTTGTTGGACTATTCTCAGTCAGTATTCTGTCAACTTCTCCTAAAGAGGAGACTGAGCGAATTTTATTGAAACTTCGCAGTGATCCGGTACTTACCGAGATGCTACGTGGTCCTAGAGGTGAAAAGGGTAAGGAAGGACAGATTGGCCCGAAAGGTGAACGTGGTGGCGAGGGGCAAGTCGGACCTATGGGCGAACGTGGGGATGAGGCTGTCGTGGATGAAGACGCTATCGTGAAGCGAATACTGGAGTCGCTAGGGGCACAACAAGGAAATGCTGGGGTTCCTCAAAATTAG